One part of the Treponema peruense genome encodes these proteins:
- the putP gene encoding sodium/proline symporter PutP has product MTATLFALLAAFVLYLGLMVLVGLCSAKGNNSASDFFLGGRKVGPWVTALSAEASDSSAWLLMGLPGLCYLGGFKETFWTAIGLIVGTYLAWLFIAKPLRKCSIAFGDSITIPEFFTNRFKDKSHVLSVISVIFIVVFFTIYTASGFVACAKLFGSVFGLNWNISLFIGFIIILSYTIMGGYRAVCTTDFIQGALIFVAFVISSVITIISLGGIGNAVDQVRDFSSRAMSGEFGKNMLVTFTANKTFSPMSAVSAFAWCLGYFGMPHIIVRFMGIRSNKEIKTARRVGITWMIISYIGTFIIGTLGTAYLLNKGILLGANPSEISLEGIKVLGSSETVFSESMIRMYPAFIAGIFLCAILAAAMSTADSQLLSASSAIGQDIFKGLIKKDASEKTVLNVSRISVFAVAVVGLLLARNPNSSIFGLVSYAWAGFGGTFGPLVLLALYWKGTTAKGAIAGLITGGITVIAWHNIPASVNPIFGLYEILPAFIICMLVTVVVSLLDKNKDPEMLAEFDAYKKMED; this is encoded by the coding sequence ATGACTGCAACTCTTTTTGCCCTTTTGGCGGCTTTTGTCCTTTATCTGGGACTTATGGTCTTGGTTGGACTCTGTTCAGCAAAGGGAAACAACAGTGCCTCTGATTTTTTTCTCGGAGGACGTAAGGTAGGTCCGTGGGTTACGGCCTTGAGTGCTGAAGCTTCTGATTCTTCGGCATGGCTTTTGATGGGACTTCCGGGGCTCTGCTATTTGGGCGGTTTCAAGGAAACGTTCTGGACAGCAATCGGTCTTATCGTAGGAACATATCTTGCGTGGCTTTTTATTGCAAAACCTTTGCGCAAATGTTCAATTGCTTTCGGTGATTCAATAACTATTCCTGAATTTTTCACAAACAGATTCAAGGACAAGTCACATGTTCTTTCAGTAATTTCTGTAATTTTCATTGTTGTGTTCTTTACAATTTATACTGCTTCGGGATTTGTTGCCTGTGCAAAACTGTTCGGCTCTGTGTTCGGACTCAACTGGAACATCAGTCTTTTTATAGGATTTATAATTATTCTTTCCTATACAATCATGGGCGGTTACCGTGCAGTCTGTACAACGGACTTTATTCAGGGTGCGCTCATTTTTGTTGCATTCGTAATATCTTCTGTAATTACCATAATTTCCCTCGGCGGAATCGGAAATGCTGTAGACCAGGTCCGGGACTTTAGTTCAAGGGCTATGAGCGGCGAGTTCGGCAAGAATATGCTTGTTACATTTACTGCAAACAAAACATTCAGTCCCATGTCTGCAGTTTCTGCTTTTGCCTGGTGTCTTGGTTACTTCGGAATGCCGCATATAATCGTACGCTTTATGGGAATACGTTCCAACAAGGAAATAAAAACTGCACGCCGCGTCGGAATTACATGGATGATAATTTCCTACATCGGTACTTTTATAATCGGAACTTTGGGAACTGCTTATCTTCTTAACAAAGGAATTCTTCTTGGAGCAAATCCATCGGAAATATCACTTGAAGGAATAAAAGTACTCGGCAGCAGTGAAACTGTATTCAGTGAGTCAATGATAAGAATGTATCCTGCTTTCATTGCGGGAATTTTCCTCTGTGCAATTCTTGCGGCTGCAATGTCAACAGCAGACAGCCAGCTTCTTTCTGCTTCATCTGCAATCGGACAGGACATCTTCAAAGGACTTATCAAAAAAGATGCATCAGAAAAAACAGTTCTTAACGTAAGCCGTATTTCTGTATTTGCGGTTGCCGTTGTCGGACTTCTGCTTGCACGCAATCCAAACAGTTCAATCTTTGGTCTTGTAAGTTATGCATGGGCCGGCTTTGGCGGAACATTCGGTCCCCTTGTACTTCTTGCACTTTACTGGAAGGGAACAACAGCAAAGGGTGCAATAGCAGGACTTATCACAGGTGGAATTACAGTTATTGCATGGCACAATATTCCGGCTTCGGTAAATCCGATTTTCGGGCTGTATGAAATTCTTCCTGCATTTATTATCTGTATGTTGGTTACTGTTGTTGTATCTCTTCTTGACAAAAACAAGGATCCCGAGATGCTCGCAGAATTTGATGCCTACAAAAAAATGGAAGACTGA
- the ppdK gene encoding pyruvate, phosphate dikinase → MAKTKYVYFFGDGDAEGDESMRAELGGKGANLAQMAKAPLSLPVPSGFTISTDVCDYYYKHEKNYPETLNADVDKYLSKLERSMKKKLGDEKDPLLVSVRSGAAISMPGMMDTILNLGLNDKSVLGLAEKTNNPRFAWDAYRRFIQMFGDVAMGVPHEKFEEAISEVKAAKGITQDTEMDTSDLQTLVGKYKAIYKAAVGEDFPQDPKKQMWAAINAVFGSWMNPRAIKYRELNNIKEGALKGTAVTVMAMVFGNKGNTSGTGVCFSRDPSTGENVFMGEYLMNAQGEDVVAGIRTPEKLSQLDEENPAIYKQLCKIRDRLEKHYHDMQDMEFTVEEGKLFMLQCRNGKRTGAAAVKMAVDMVAEKLITKEQALLRVEPSQLDQLLHPELDKKAEKAAEVLAEGLNASPGAGQGQIVFTAAEAEEWKEEGKQVILVRKETSPEDIAGMVAAKGILTSTGGRTSHAAVVARGMGTPCVCGCEAVTFPSEDTVQIGAKTFKKGDNITIDGSTGRVYAGLLPVNEAKLSDELDTLLSWADEIREKSVRTTASGKKVRGFDVLANADQPGEAQKAFDFGAKGIGLCRTEHMFFDPAKLPSFRNMILADNTDERKKALAKILPLQEKDFYGIIEAMNGNPVTIRLLDPPLNEFVPQPAAKAEIEALARQIGMDVNELTLKINALQEHNPMLGHRGCRLAITYPEIYEMQVEAIALATAACEKKGIAHDVRIMIPNVVTFKEVQQIRAQAEAVIAKVNEEKGTDLSFEIGTMVEFPRAALSANKLAEYADFFSFGTNDLTQTSFGFSRDDYGKFINSYLKQQVLDEDPFNVLDEDGPGALMEIAEEKGRSVKSDLHLGICGEHGGNPASIALCYKIGLNYVSCSTFRVPAARLAGAQAVINANNAAKAATVKKAPAKKTTTAKKATTAKKAATAKKEVKARKPVAKKTTATAKKTTAKKATAKKATAAKKTTAKKTPGRKPAKK, encoded by the coding sequence ATGGCTAAGACCAAATATGTTTATTTCTTTGGTGACGGTGACGCAGAAGGCGATGAATCAATGCGCGCCGAACTTGGTGGAAAAGGTGCAAACCTTGCTCAGATGGCAAAGGCTCCGCTGAGTCTTCCTGTTCCATCAGGATTTACAATTTCTACAGATGTTTGTGATTACTATTACAAGCACGAAAAGAACTATCCAGAAACACTTAATGCAGATGTTGACAAGTATCTTTCAAAGCTTGAAAGATCAATGAAGAAGAAGCTTGGTGACGAAAAGGATCCTCTTCTTGTTTCAGTACGTTCCGGTGCAGCTATTTCTATGCCTGGAATGATGGACACAATTCTTAACCTTGGACTTAACGACAAGTCAGTTCTTGGTCTTGCAGAAAAGACAAACAACCCGAGATTTGCTTGGGATGCATACCGCCGCTTTATCCAGATGTTCGGCGATGTAGCAATGGGCGTTCCCCACGAAAAGTTTGAGGAAGCCATTTCTGAAGTAAAGGCCGCAAAGGGAATTACTCAGGATACAGAGATGGACACTTCTGACCTTCAGACACTGGTCGGAAAATACAAGGCAATTTACAAGGCAGCTGTTGGAGAAGACTTCCCGCAGGATCCAAAAAAGCAGATGTGGGCAGCTATCAACGCTGTATTCGGTTCTTGGATGAACCCGCGCGCTATCAAGTACCGCGAACTCAATAACATTAAAGAAGGTGCTCTTAAGGGAACAGCTGTTACTGTTATGGCTATGGTTTTCGGAAACAAGGGAAACACTTCAGGAACAGGTGTATGTTTCAGCCGCGATCCTTCTACCGGAGAAAACGTATTCATGGGAGAATACCTTATGAATGCTCAGGGAGAAGACGTTGTTGCCGGTATTCGCACACCTGAAAAACTCTCACAGCTTGATGAAGAAAATCCTGCTATTTACAAGCAGCTCTGCAAGATTCGTGACAGACTCGAAAAGCACTATCACGACATGCAGGATATGGAATTCACCGTTGAGGAAGGAAAGCTCTTTATGCTCCAGTGCCGCAACGGAAAACGCACAGGTGCCGCAGCTGTTAAGATGGCTGTAGACATGGTTGCAGAAAAGCTCATCACAAAGGAACAGGCTCTTCTTCGCGTAGAGCCAAGCCAGCTTGACCAGCTTCTTCACCCTGAACTTGACAAGAAGGCAGAAAAGGCAGCAGAAGTTCTTGCAGAAGGACTTAACGCTTCTCCTGGAGCCGGACAGGGACAGATTGTATTCACAGCTGCAGAAGCAGAAGAATGGAAAGAAGAAGGAAAGCAGGTTATTCTTGTTCGCAAGGAAACATCTCCTGAAGATATCGCCGGAATGGTAGCAGCAAAGGGTATTCTTACTTCTACTGGTGGACGTACATCACACGCTGCTGTTGTAGCACGCGGAATGGGAACACCTTGTGTTTGCGGATGCGAAGCAGTTACTTTCCCAAGCGAAGACACAGTACAGATTGGTGCAAAGACATTCAAAAAGGGTGACAATATCACAATCGACGGATCAACCGGTAGAGTTTATGCAGGACTTCTTCCTGTAAACGAAGCCAAACTTTCTGACGAGCTTGATACACTTCTTTCTTGGGCAGACGAGATTCGCGAAAAGTCAGTACGCACAACAGCTTCTGGAAAGAAGGTGCGCGGATTTGATGTTCTTGCCAACGCTGATCAGCCTGGTGAAGCACAGAAAGCATTCGACTTTGGTGCAAAGGGAATTGGTCTTTGCCGCACAGAGCACATGTTCTTTGACCCGGCAAAACTTCCTTCATTCCGCAACATGATTCTTGCAGACAATACAGACGAGCGCAAGAAGGCACTTGCAAAGATTCTTCCTCTTCAGGAGAAGGATTTCTACGGAATCATCGAAGCAATGAACGGTAACCCTGTTACTATCCGTCTTCTTGACCCGCCACTCAACGAGTTCGTACCACAGCCAGCTGCAAAGGCAGAGATTGAAGCTCTCGCACGCCAGATTGGAATGGATGTCAACGAACTTACTCTTAAGATCAACGCTCTTCAGGAACACAACCCGATGCTCGGACACCGCGGATGCCGTCTCGCAATCACATATCCTGAGATTTACGAGATGCAGGTTGAAGCAATCGCTTTGGCTACAGCTGCATGCGAGAAGAAGGGAATTGCACACGATGTTCGCATCATGATTCCTAACGTTGTCACATTCAAAGAAGTTCAGCAGATTCGTGCTCAGGCCGAGGCTGTTATTGCCAAGGTTAACGAAGAAAAGGGTACAGACCTTTCATTCGAAATCGGAACAATGGTTGAATTCCCGAGAGCAGCTCTTTCTGCAAACAAGCTTGCTGAATATGCAGACTTCTTCAGCTTCGGAACAAACGACCTTACACAGACATCATTCGGATTCAGCCGCGATGACTATGGTAAGTTCATTAACTCTTACCTCAAGCAGCAGGTTCTTGACGAAGATCCATTCAACGTACTCGATGAGGACGGTCCTGGAGCTCTCATGGAAATTGCAGAAGAGAAGGGTCGCTCTGTAAAGTCTGATCTTCACCTTGGAATCTGCGGTGAGCACGGTGGAAACCCTGCTTCTATCGCACTCTGCTACAAGATTGGTCTTAACTACGTTTCTTGCTCTACATTCCGCGTACCTGCTGCCCGCCTTGCCGGTGCTCAGGCTGTAATTAACGCTAACAATGCTGCAAAGGCTGCTACAGTAAAGAAGGCTCCTGCAAAGAAGACTACTACTGCCAAAAAAGCAACTACAGCAAAGAAAGCTGCAACTGCAAAGAAGGAAGTAAAGGCCAGAAAGCCTGTTGCAAAGAAGACAACTGCTACTGCAAAGAAAACAACAGCCAAGAAGGCTACTGCAAAAAAGGCAACAGCAGCAAAGAAAACTACTGCAAAAAAGACTCCCGGAAGAAAACCGGCAAAGAAATAA
- a CDS encoding ANTAR domain-containing response regulator: MENVLIVSNTNTTMGIISDLLRTETFNRIITTQNGAQARRYINELDFDLIIIDTPLPDEMGDDLSMTAAEKSSAGIILIIDQQNVLEIGAEVEDYGVFALPKPISSEFFYQSVKLLTASRKRVMNLENENQKLQKKIEEIRIVDRAKLILIQVLKMTEPQAQRYIEKQSMDLRQTRLTTAENILRTYEH, from the coding sequence ATGGAAAATGTTTTAATCGTCAGTAACACAAATACGACGATGGGCATAATTTCTGATCTTCTGCGGACCGAAACCTTCAACAGGATTATAACCACGCAGAACGGAGCTCAGGCCCGCCGTTATATTAACGAACTTGACTTTGACCTGATTATAATTGACACACCGCTTCCCGACGAAATGGGAGATGATCTTTCCATGACTGCGGCAGAAAAATCTTCAGCCGGAATAATACTCATTATTGACCAGCAGAATGTTCTGGAAATAGGGGCAGAAGTAGAAGACTACGGAGTTTTTGCACTGCCAAAACCAATCAGCTCTGAGTTTTTCTACCAGTCAGTAAAATTACTTACGGCAAGCCGCAAGCGTGTTATGAATCTGGAAAATGAAAACCAAAAACTCCAGAAAAAAATAGAAGAAATACGCATTGTAGACAGAGCCAAACTTATTCTCATCCAAGTACTAAAGATGACAGAACCCCAGGCTCAGCGCTATATAGAAAAACAGAGCATGGACTTGCGCCAGACACGTCTTACCACAGCAGAAAACATTCTGCGCACCTACGAACACTGA
- a CDS encoding glutamine synthetase family protein → MDYKKNEVLQYVAENDVKFIKLFFTDIFGSLKSLTIQPSLLQKAFEEGVSFDGSSVRGLLNIEKSDFFLVPDPTTLSVLPWRPQHGRVARLYCDILYPDGTPFEGDSRLILQRVVEKAEKLGFNVNIGTECEFYLFNLDESGHPTNIPHDTAGYCDLAPLDKGENIRRDIILNLEQMGIEPLTSHHESGPGQNEIDFKHNTAIKAADNFATFKTTVKTIASKSGLFATFMPKPLDNEAGSGLHINISLIKNGDNIFEKDSPESKAFMAGILKRIREITAFLNPMRQSYKRLGSFEAPRYVSWSSQNRSQLIRVPAASGDSVRIELRSPDPSCNQYTALALIIAAGLEGIEQKLELCPPKDVDLFKASATDITGLESLPLSLDEALILASSSTFVRRYIPECALNSFVSVKTQENDPLFGEF, encoded by the coding sequence ATGGATTACAAGAAAAACGAAGTACTTCAGTACGTTGCCGAAAACGACGTTAAGTTCATAAAACTGTTCTTTACAGATATTTTTGGTTCGCTCAAAAGCCTTACCATACAGCCGTCACTTCTCCAGAAAGCATTTGAAGAAGGTGTTTCCTTTGACGGAAGTTCTGTACGGGGGCTGCTTAATATAGAAAAGAGCGATTTTTTTCTGGTTCCTGATCCCACAACTCTTTCTGTTCTGCCCTGGAGACCCCAGCACGGACGCGTGGCAAGACTTTACTGCGATATTCTCTACCCCGACGGAACACCTTTTGAAGGAGACAGCCGCCTTATTCTGCAGCGCGTTGTAGAAAAAGCAGAAAAGCTGGGCTTTAACGTAAATATCGGAACAGAATGCGAGTTTTATCTCTTTAATCTGGACGAAAGCGGTCACCCTACAAACATTCCGCATGATACCGCCGGATACTGCGACCTTGCCCCGCTGGACAAAGGCGAAAACATACGCCGCGATATTATACTTAACCTTGAGCAGATGGGAATTGAACCGCTTACAAGTCACCACGAGTCAGGGCCTGGCCAGAACGAAATTGACTTCAAGCACAACACTGCAATAAAAGCTGCCGACAACTTTGCAACATTCAAAACAACAGTAAAAACAATTGCCTCAAAATCAGGTCTTTTTGCAACATTCATGCCAAAGCCACTCGACAACGAAGCTGGAAGCGGTCTTCACATAAATATTTCGCTCATCAAAAACGGCGACAATATTTTTGAAAAAGATTCACCCGAGTCAAAAGCCTTTATGGCGGGTATACTAAAGCGGATTCGCGAAATTACGGCTTTCCTTAACCCCATGCGCCAGTCCTACAAAAGACTTGGTTCCTTCGAAGCACCGCGTTACGTAAGCTGGTCTTCACAAAACAGAAGTCAGCTTATACGCGTTCCTGCAGCAAGCGGAGACTCTGTCAGAATAGAACTGCGCTCGCCCGATCCTTCCTGCAACCAGTACACAGCTCTTGCTCTCATCATTGCAGCCGGACTCGAAGGCATAGAACAAAAGCTTGAACTCTGCCCGCCAAAAGACGTAGATCTCTTCAAAGCTTCAGCCACAGACATAACAGGGCTTGAATCTCTGCCGCTTTCACTCGATGAAGCACTCATTCTGGCTTCTTCAAGTACATTTGTGCGCCGTTATATTCCTGAATGTGCCCTCAATTCATTTGTTTCTGTCAAAACTCAGGAAAACGATCCTTTATTCGGAGAATTTTAA